The following proteins are encoded in a genomic region of Oncorhynchus keta strain PuntledgeMale-10-30-2019 chromosome 8, Oket_V2, whole genome shotgun sequence:
- the slc25a47a gene encoding solute carrier family 25 member 47-A isoform X1 produces the protein MHIADFAAGSIGGACGVAVGYPLDTVKVRIQTQKQFTGIWHCFITTLSKEGVHGFFKGMSLPVTTVSMTSSVVFGMYRNCRQCLSQLRGGPGTPNTKPEIFLSGLAGGVATVSVMSPGDIVKVRLQCQTESMRARKGANLPKPKYRGPVHCLLTIVREEGVLGLYRGALPLMLRDGPSYATYFLTYSTLCEWFTPTGKKGPEWTGVMLAGGVAGMTGWTVGTPMDVIKARLQMDGARDIKRYKGFVHCITETVRMEGSGVFFRSLGINCLRAFPVNMVVFATYELLVGFLRTQPDAIEPPKLEFE, from the exons ATGCATATCGCCGATTTCGCGGCAGGATCCATAGGAG GGGCATGTGGTGTTGCTGTGGGATATCCGCTTGATACAGTAAAG GTGAGGATACAAACTCAGAAGCAGTTCACTGGAATTTGGCATTGCTTCATAACAACGTTATCTAAAGAAGGG GTCCATGGCTTCTTCAAGGGGATGTCCCTGCCTGTTACCACGGTTTCCATGACTTCCTCTGTGGTGTTTGGGATGTACAGGAACTGCCGTCAGTGTCTCAGTCAGCTGAGGGGAGGACCAGGAACACCAAACACCAAACCAGAAATCTTCCTCTCCGGCCTGGCCGGGGGTGTGGCTACG GTGTCAGTGATGTCACCAGGCGACATAGTGAAAGTCAGACTGCAGTGTCAGACAGAGTCCATGCGAGCCAGAAAAGGGGCCAACTTGCCCAAACCCAAGTACCGCGGCCCCGTCCACTGTCTCCTGACCATCgtcagagaggagggggtacTGGGGCTCTACAGGGGAGCTCTGCCTCTCATGCTGAGAGACGGACCGTCCTACGCCACCTACTTCCTGACTTACAGCACACTCTGTGAGTGGTTCACCCCGACTGGAAAGAAGGGACCTG AGTGGACAGGGGTGATGCTGGCTGGCGGGGTGGCTGGTATGACCGGCTGGACAGTGGGTACGCCCATGGACGTGATTAAGGCTCGCCTCCAGATGGACGGAGCCAGGGATATCAAGAGATACAAGGGCTTTGTCCACTGCATCACAGAGACAGTCAGGATGGAGGGGTCAGGGGTGTTCTTTAGGAGCTTGGGTATCAACTGTCTACGTGCCTTCCCTGTCAACATGGTTGTGTTCGCTACCTATGAACTCCTGGTCGGCTTCCTCAGAACACAGCCTGATGCTATAGAACCCCCCAAACTAGAGTTTGAGTAG
- the slc25a47a gene encoding solute carrier family 25 member 47-A isoform X2, with protein sequence MSLPVTTVSMTSSVVFGMYRNCRQCLSQLRGGPGTPNTKPEIFLSGLAGGVATVSVMSPGDIVKVRLQCQTESMRARKGANLPKPKYRGPVHCLLTIVREEGVLGLYRGALPLMLRDGPSYATYFLTYSTLCEWFTPTGKKGPEWTGVMLAGGVAGMTGWTVGTPMDVIKARLQMDGARDIKRYKGFVHCITETVRMEGSGVFFRSLGINCLRAFPVNMVVFATYELLVGFLRTQPDAIEPPKLEFE encoded by the exons ATGTCCCTGCCTGTTACCACGGTTTCCATGACTTCCTCTGTGGTGTTTGGGATGTACAGGAACTGCCGTCAGTGTCTCAGTCAGCTGAGGGGAGGACCAGGAACACCAAACACCAAACCAGAAATCTTCCTCTCCGGCCTGGCCGGGGGTGTGGCTACG GTGTCAGTGATGTCACCAGGCGACATAGTGAAAGTCAGACTGCAGTGTCAGACAGAGTCCATGCGAGCCAGAAAAGGGGCCAACTTGCCCAAACCCAAGTACCGCGGCCCCGTCCACTGTCTCCTGACCATCgtcagagaggagggggtacTGGGGCTCTACAGGGGAGCTCTGCCTCTCATGCTGAGAGACGGACCGTCCTACGCCACCTACTTCCTGACTTACAGCACACTCTGTGAGTGGTTCACCCCGACTGGAAAGAAGGGACCTG AGTGGACAGGGGTGATGCTGGCTGGCGGGGTGGCTGGTATGACCGGCTGGACAGTGGGTACGCCCATGGACGTGATTAAGGCTCGCCTCCAGATGGACGGAGCCAGGGATATCAAGAGATACAAGGGCTTTGTCCACTGCATCACAGAGACAGTCAGGATGGAGGGGTCAGGGGTGTTCTTTAGGAGCTTGGGTATCAACTGTCTACGTGCCTTCCCTGTCAACATGGTTGTGTTCGCTACCTATGAACTCCTGGTCGGCTTCCTCAGAACACAGCCTGATGCTATAGAACCCCCCAAACTAGAGTTTGAGTAG
- the slc25a29 gene encoding mitochondrial basic amino acids transporter isoform X1: protein MDFLAGCIGGAAGVLVGHPFDTVKVRLQVQNVDKPLYRGTYHCFQSIVRQESMFGLYKGIGSPMMGLTFINAIVFGVQGNAMRYLGHDTPMNQFLAGAAAGTIQCVICCPMELAKTRMQMQGTGEKKSKRKLYKNSLDCLARIYKREGLSGVNRGMVTTLIRETPGFGVYFLAYDFLTRSIGCEPDDPHMIPKLLFAGGMSGIASWLSTYPVDVIKSRLQADGVGGVYQYTSIADCVRQSVRREGLRVFTRGLTSTLLRAFPVNAATFATVTLVLLYARGVEEGPKD, encoded by the exons ATGGACTTTCTCGCTGGCTGCATTGGCG GTGCTGCCGGAGTCTTAGTAGGGCACCCTTTTGACACAGTTAAG GTGAGACTCCAGGTTCAGAATGTGGACAAGCCTCTCTACCGCGGGACCTACCACTGTTTCCAGTCCATCGTTCGGCAGGAGTCG ATGTTTGGGCTGTACAAAGGCATCGGCTCCCCCATGATGGGCCTAACCTTCATCAATGCCATAGTGTTTGGAGTGCAGGGAAACGCTATGCGTTACCTGGGCCACGACACCCCTATGAACCAGTTCCTGGCCGGGGCCGCAgccggaaccatccagtgtgtcaTCTGCTGCCCCATGGAGCTGGCCAAGACACGCATGCAGATGCAAG GCACTGGGGAGAAGAAGTCCAAGAGGAAGCTGTACAAGAACTCCCTGGACTGTCTGGCCCGTATCTACAAGCGGGAGGGGCTGTCGGGGGTGAACCGTGGCATGGTTACCACGCTGATCCGAGAAACCCCCGGTTTTGGGGTCTACTTCCTGGCCTATGACTTCCTGACTCGCTCAATTGGCTGTGAACCTGACGACCCCCACATGATCCCCAAACTGCTATTCGCCGGTGGGATGTCCGGGATTGCCTCTTGGCTCTCCACCTATCCAGTGGATGTGATTAAGTCCCGCCTCCAGGCGGATGGGGTGGGTGGGGTCTACCAGTACACCAGCATCGCTGACTGCGTGCGGCAGAGCGTGAGGAGGGAGGGGCTCAGGGTGTTCACGCGAGGTCTTACCTCCACCCTGCTCAGGGCGTTTCCCGTCAATGCTGCCACCTTCGCCACCGTCACGCTGGTGCTGCTGTACGCACGGGGAGTGGAAGAGGGGCCCAAAGACTGA
- the slc25a29 gene encoding mitochondrial basic amino acids transporter isoform X2: protein MFGLYKGIGSPMMGLTFINAIVFGVQGNAMRYLGHDTPMNQFLAGAAAGTIQCVICCPMELAKTRMQMQGTGEKKSKRKLYKNSLDCLARIYKREGLSGVNRGMVTTLIRETPGFGVYFLAYDFLTRSIGCEPDDPHMIPKLLFAGGMSGIASWLSTYPVDVIKSRLQADGVGGVYQYTSIADCVRQSVRREGLRVFTRGLTSTLLRAFPVNAATFATVTLVLLYARGVEEGPKD from the exons ATGTTTGGGCTGTACAAAGGCATCGGCTCCCCCATGATGGGCCTAACCTTCATCAATGCCATAGTGTTTGGAGTGCAGGGAAACGCTATGCGTTACCTGGGCCACGACACCCCTATGAACCAGTTCCTGGCCGGGGCCGCAgccggaaccatccagtgtgtcaTCTGCTGCCCCATGGAGCTGGCCAAGACACGCATGCAGATGCAAG GCACTGGGGAGAAGAAGTCCAAGAGGAAGCTGTACAAGAACTCCCTGGACTGTCTGGCCCGTATCTACAAGCGGGAGGGGCTGTCGGGGGTGAACCGTGGCATGGTTACCACGCTGATCCGAGAAACCCCCGGTTTTGGGGTCTACTTCCTGGCCTATGACTTCCTGACTCGCTCAATTGGCTGTGAACCTGACGACCCCCACATGATCCCCAAACTGCTATTCGCCGGTGGGATGTCCGGGATTGCCTCTTGGCTCTCCACCTATCCAGTGGATGTGATTAAGTCCCGCCTCCAGGCGGATGGGGTGGGTGGGGTCTACCAGTACACCAGCATCGCTGACTGCGTGCGGCAGAGCGTGAGGAGGGAGGGGCTCAGGGTGTTCACGCGAGGTCTTACCTCCACCCTGCTCAGGGCGTTTCCCGTCAATGCTGCCACCTTCGCCACCGTCACGCTGGTGCTGCTGTACGCACGGGGAGTGGAAGAGGGGCCCAAAGACTGA